In the Nicotiana tabacum cultivar K326 chromosome 16, ASM71507v2, whole genome shotgun sequence genome, one interval contains:
- the LOC107807165 gene encoding uncharacterized protein LOC107807165, which produces MLGKSFASPLLTFNSVSCFSSPGCDSGSIAANNLVGWYVNCSNNFTSNVTKGSWTSDNLPKKWKLHSTATDNIELTEEEKKTWNDSREALSAFKFSPEEEDKILGKAFGQIHSPYWYEERKKEVPRLEVVNEILDYLRSLSLTDDDLTKLLKKFPEVLGCSLEDEMKNNVEILAKQWGIEGKTLTKVLLRNPKVLGYNVDCKGDCVAKCTRCWARF; this is translated from the exons ATGCTAGGAAAATCATTTGCTTCTCCTTTGCTGACCTTTAACTCCGTATCATGCTTCTCCTCTCCTGGT TGTGATTCTGGCTCAATAGCAGCAAACAATCTAGTAGGGTGGTATGTAAATTGCTCGAATAACTTTACATCAAATGTCACCAAAGGATCTTGGACATCTGATAATCTGCCCAAGAAATGGAAGTTGCATTCAACAGCTACTGACAATATAGAATTAactgaagaagagaagaaaacatGGAATGATAGCAGAGAAGCTCTGTCTGCATTCAAATTTAGCCCTGAGGAGGAAGACAAAATCTTAGGAAAAGCATTTGGCCAGATACATTCGCCTTATTGGTATGAAGAACGGAAGAAAGAGGTTCCAAGACTTGAAGTTGTGAATGAGATATTGGATTATCTAAGGAGCTTAAGCCTTACCGATGATGATCTTACTAAACTTCTTAAGAAATTCCCAGAAGTTCTTGGATGTAGCCTTGAAGATGAAATGAAAAACAATGTGGAAATCTTGGCGAAACAATGGGGGATTGAAGGTAAAACTCTGACAAAAGTGCTACTTCGAAATCCAAAAGTTTTAGGCTACAACGTCGATTGCAAAGGTGATTGTGTGGCTAAATGCACTCGTTGTTGGGCTCGGTTCTAA
- the LOC107810245 gene encoding gibberellin-regulated protein 9, with translation MPIKRPASSFQSYNSKPRKHLVYISQENMKIFTLVFIAILLIQVFAEAVSFNNAEDTAAQIEKAGNEGTLFKKIHHQPIRKINCGHACARRCRKSSRKNVCKRACKSCCARCHCVPPGTYGNKEACPCYARLKTHGNRPKCP, from the exons ATGCCTATAAAAAGGCCAGCTTCTTCATTTCAATCATATAATTCTAAACCAAGAAAGCATCTGGTTTATATTTCTCAAgaaaacatgaagattttcacATTAGTTTTCATTGCCATTCTCCTCATACAA gTTTTCGCTGAGGCTGTTTCCTTCAACAATGCCGAAGATACTGCTGCGCAG ATAGAGAAAGCAGGAAATGAAGGGACTCTTTTCAAGAAAATTCATCATCAGCCAATCAGGAAAATCA ACTGTGGGCATGCATGTGCAAGGAGATGCAGGAAGTCATCAAGGAAGAATGTGTGCAAAAGGGCATGCAAGTCGTGTTGTGCAAGATGCCATTGTGTTCCACCTGGCACTTATGGTAACAAGGAAGCTTGCCCCTGCTATGCTAGGCTTAAGACTCATGGCAACAGGCCTAAATGCCCTTAA